Proteins encoded together in one Venturia canescens isolate UGA chromosome 10, ASM1945775v1, whole genome shotgun sequence window:
- the NELF-B gene encoding negative elongation factor B — translation MSVTRNNGGGGTSGDGLEDLGIPGQIFLRDALTSCTDPLKAIEEFQLENGVLLPSLRPMLPLLDLHGVRRLDFHASVLEELGEKLVKRINEIGMERSEKSGGGNSHHDKRLKDLLSKSFSAVRVAALRPVVMCILRNTPHIDDKYLRVLVREKELYSSADTEVKRQIWKDNQSLFGDEVSPLFSKYIIEKEQVLFDHRNLNSLFFMPSPKVRRQGEVVQKLAHMIGHSVKLYDMVLQFLRTLFLRTKNIHYCTLRAELLMALHDLEIQDIISVDPCHKFTWCLDACIREKNVDVKRSRELQGFLDSIRRGQEQVLGDLSMTLCDPYAVNFLASSAVKIALHLINGESMPRDNPVLILLLRMLALGLSAWQMIESQDFKEPKLDAQIVTKFLPALMSLMVDDQIRQLNSKLPPDERASAIAIIEHSGPPPDACQAYSQLSGVAAVLSMYYSLHVGGVAGGVSAAAAGAATGGGIHSNQSGKARGDARGLMRVLATLPNCQAQRAFEDPFLHTLVSLLILNMADEFSNESFCTVIFDEFFLAGLGRDNVTRHLLKLLWYIYPKLPPARLHSLVKALQPTSQHNEAVHSLYQALNEKIGNRGKEDASSSPLQHERLGLDSPNSPLKGVTNIGTQGTST, via the exons ATGAGTGTAACGCGGAATAATGGGGGTGGTGGAACGAGCGGTGACGGACTCGAAGATCTGGGAATTCCCGGTCAAATATTTCTACGCGACGCTCTTACGAGCTGTACCGATCCTCTCAAAGcaattgaagaatttcaattggAAAACGGAGTTCTCTTGCCTTCCCTGCGACCAATGTTGCCCCTGCTCGATCTTCACGGTGTCCGCAGACTCGATTTCCACGCATCCGTTCTCGAGGAACTCGGAGAGAAACTAGTTAAACGAATCAACGAGATTGGCATGGAAAGAAGTGAAAAGAGCGGCGGTGGTAACTCTCATCATGACAAAAGACTCAAAGATTTGTTATCCAAGAGTTTCTCAGCGGTTCGCGTTGCCGCTCTCAGACCCGTCGTGATGTGCATTCTACGCAATACCCCTCACATAGACGACAAATATCTGAGAGTTTTGGTGCGCGAAAAAGAGTTATACAGCAGCGCGGATACAGAAGTCAAACGACAAATATGGAAGGACAATCAAAGCCTTTTTGGGGATGAAGTATCGCCGCTTTTCAGCAAATACATCATCGAAAAAGAGCAGGTTCTTTTTGATCACAGAAACCTCAATAGTTTATTCTTCATGCCATCCCCCAAG GTGAGACGACAAGGGGAAGTGGTGCAAAAATTGGCTCACATGATAGGTCACAGCGTAAAATTGTACGACATGGTGCTTCAATTTCTGAGAACCCTCTTTCtgagaacaaaaaacattcattattGCACTCTGAGGGCAGAGCTTCTCATGGCTCTTCACGACCTCGAGATTCAGGACATAATCTCGGTGGATCCTTGTCACAAATTTACCTGGTGTTTGGACGCTTGTATACGAGAGAAAAACGTTGACGTCAAAAGATCACGGGAATTGCAGGGTTTTCTCGACAGTATACGG CGCGGCCAAGAGCAAGTTTTGGGTGATCTTAGTATGACCCTGTGCGATCCGTATGCGGTAAACTTCCTTGCGAGTAGCGCAGTAAAAATAGCCCTCCATTTGATAAACGGTGAATCGATGCCGCGAGACAATCCCGTATTGATATTGTTATTGAGAATGTTGGCATTGGGTCTGTCCGCTTGGCAGATGATAGAGTCGCAGGACTTTAAGGAACCAAAATTAGACGCTCAAATAGTGACAAAATTTTTACCGGCTCTCATGTCGCTAATGGTGGATGATCAGATAAGACAATTGAACAGTAAGTTACCGCCGGACGAGAGAGCTAGCGCAATCGCGATAATCGAGCACTCGGGACCTCCTCCTGACGCTTGTCAGGCTTACTCACAACTTTCGGGTGTCGCCGCGGTTCTCTCCATGTATTATTCCCTTCACGTCGGCGGAGTTGCGGGCGGTGTGAGCGCAGCAGCCGCCGGAGCAGCCACCGGAGGTGGAATTCACAGCAATCAGAGTGGAAAGGCGCGCGGCGATGCTCGCGGACTCATGAGAGTTCTCGCCACGCTTCCCAATTGCCAGGCACAACGAGCATTCGAGGATCCTTTTCTCCACACTCTT GTATCGCTATTGATTCTCAATATGGCTGACGAATTTTCCAACGAATCATTTTGCACGGTGatcttcgatgaatttttcctcGCTGGCCTCGGACGTGACAACGTGACTCGGCACCTTCTCAAATTGCTATGGTATATTTATCCAAAATTACCACCAGCGAGACTTCACTCGTTGGTCAAGGCTCTTCAACCGACCAGTCAG CACAACGAGGCGGTACACAGTTTGTATCAAGCACTGAAtgagaaaattggaaatcgaGGAAAGGAAGATGCTTCGTCGTCCCCGCTTCAGCACGAACGGCTCGGCCTCGATTCTCCGAATTCTCCTCTCAAAGGCGTTACCAACATCGGGACCCAAGGAACCAGCACTTGA